The DNA segment gaacatctccaaaacatcgatttaacGCATTTTCACCAAACATTtcggcttacgaaaggtgtgtgcacggtttgttccgcacaaattaactgacgaccaaaaattgctcagaatccgaCATTTGAAgcacgattatttgaccaaaaatcacattttaaccattaaccactctccgtattcaccGGATATGGCACGGTGCGACTtctccttttcggaaaaatgcatttgcccacgaAAGGaaggcgttatgcagacgtagaggccattcaaaaggcttgcagcggcatactggcggccttaccggccaacgagctaaaacactcgttcgacatgcttttggatcgtgcaaaaagctgtattgaagcagaaggagactattttgaatataataaattgattttgaagtaaaaaccatttgttgtgcttcttttttaagtcctgtttactttagaaatCATCTTGTATATATCTGAGTTTTTACCGATAATATCGGTCATACTGTTTAGGCATAATgttgaaattcagaaagaaaatTCGTAAAATTCCTAGCCCCAAATACCTTATGCATATATGAATTTCAAACTTCCGATTGGCTTTATACCGTTTACATCAGTCAATATGTAAGTTAtattagcaaaattaaataaaagtacaaGTATAATATGGCATACACCATAGCTCCCATATACTATATCATCATTTTCACTAGTCCTGAATGAAATTGTTTCCCATCCTTTGGATCAACGAATATACAATATTCTCCGGATATCcaatacatataagtattaaatttcGCCCCTTTGATCCTATAAGAtactaaatttaattgtaatctATTCAGTTGCTTCTTATAATGTATGTACGTTGAACTGTTTCGTAACagttttaatataaagattagCCAACGTTTGAAGGTACTTTATCGGCATTGTTTCTTGCGAAAGTAGAAAATCTTCATTTGCAACCGAGTTTAGCCTTTGCTtgcttttacttaattttttatggtttagcttttttaatattctgcgaaagcagcaacaatGTGAGAGCAAACACCATGCAGCGCAGCagatttctaattaaaatattcattccGTCAAAAAAATTCGCGGAAATCGTAATTAAATTACCCGGGTGGGTCGGTCCTTAATTTCTGTggcaaatatgagcgcgatctgtttTTGTATATAACAGCTGTTTAAGTTGGTATACCTCAGTAGTAGAAAactatggataaaaatatcgaacaaagaatttgtctaaaattttttatttctaatttcgtCTCCGAAATCAATGCGAATGTTGGAATAGGCTAGCggtaattcagttttatcaaaaaccttcaaaaacggtccagagatcgttgaagacatgcctcgttctggacaatCTTCGACCTCttaaactaatgaaaatattaaaaaagtgaaggatatggtgctagAAAaacgtcaggcaagtgttagagagatggcaagagagctcgacatttcTCGTGAGTCtgtttaaaaagatattttaagtATGATACGCCTTcctgctcgactcgtcccgataaagctgaattttttcaaaaagagttccgtaaacagatctctttggacatgcttgatgtGAGAATTCCGATCACACATTCATGGAAAGCATTAACTGCCGATAAgatatgcaaacaagtcaacgtTCATCGGAATAGAGGAAAAAAAGCCgcacaaaaatcaaggtgaggtaattttttgtttcgatattcgtggtttggtgcatcaggaatttcagtGGGACAGACGGTGAATAGGGAGTTCTATATGGCCATACTGAaacgtttgcgtgagaacaacCGTTGAagacggccggaattgtggaacaTCAATTCATGGTTCAAGTGTTTCgatgtataattaattattttgcgttttatttgaCACAATAATATAATCTATCCCGGTTTTCTTCAggctttcatatacatacatatatattacactTCAATCAATAATTCCTGACCTGAATCAGCATcgtagttgcaagagtatactaCTTCGAACCTTTTACAGAAATGGATTTACCAGCCGCATTTTATTAGTTTCTTATGTACTACCACAGGAATATGgccgatatacatataatacttcTCAAATGGGAATTGACGAGCCACCCTCATCTAAGCGCATGTTTGAAGAACGAGCTGTTTGAAGAACGAGCCACGTCTCAAGTATTTAAGCACTACATTGTGCTAAAGCTTTAATCAGTAGTCAATTATAGAGGAACGCGAGCAGTTGCTGCGGAATAAATCAACTTCTTgtgaactacatacatacatatatccagaAATATGCGTTTCGTGATTTTTGTGCTTATCTGCTACATTTCCTTAGCAATAAAGGGTATGTGAAACAACTACTGCCATCCACTTTTTGGGACggcaatattaaatatttaatcgcTATAGTACCTGTGAAATGAAATTGGAATTTTAACACAAGTGTAAATTGTACTTTTGCAAAACTATATACTATTTGAATACATAATGAAAACTATTGATAACTGTGTAAAGCTCAGAACACATTGAACGAAAAACTGTTACAGTGgcgatgaaataaaaaactacttttttagCTCTTTATGCGAATAGTTCAATTTCACCTTGTACGATGTTTCACCATGCTCGTTGCCTTATGAACGTCATAAGGGTTCAGTAGGGTAATcccttttctaaattttttttttttttttttgcattttctgttcctttatacccttagaattaatgtagaaacccactttaccattagaaggtttcgaaaaaggccaaaaaataataataccgctcgacgttcggagcgctcggagtgcacacctcaaactttaaacgcgttttactcaaaacacacttttttaaactggcggacatgattccggtcgaattaATCAACCGATTTGtcctatatttttataatttattgacaatgctgtgacaaaatttagtaaaaaaaacatggggaaaaattacaaaaaaaaaggaaaaatccttttttatttatcaacattttttcgtgattctagtagggatgataaccattcacgtacgtttttagaataaattgggtttttgtgtttcagatgatccaaacatgagaaatcgtgcccgccagtgaaaaaacgcatctcattcacccagccatttctccgacagatttcatcaaaaaattccgaaaaatttgtatacacactccacgatatacctcatatgtgaaaaaagttttattgtagaataaaaatttctatgaaaaaaatatgtaaaaaaaaggccagattaccctactgaccccttaaaataATCGTTCTCAAGGCATTGGTATTTATGCTAAAGaaacatttatgtatacatgAGACTTTCTCGGAATCTTTCACGTTTGCGATAGCGCACTCAAGATTGTATGAATCAActtacttgtatgtgtgtggatACTGCGAGTTAAACCGAACGACAATTTGACAagttatatgcaaataaaaatatatattttaaatacactTACGTCATGCAATGCTGCGTACAATTATTTTCTTGACGTAacgttattttataaaatgagtCGGAGTTTCAAACcgattttcagatttttttctaCTTATTTTCAGCTGATGACTATGAAGATTGCGAGGGATCACTATGTAAAAATGGTGAATGCATTGATGATCTGGAGTGGTGTAATGGGTCTGTGGAGTGCTCAGATGGATCTGATGAAATGGATTGTAAAGCCGCATTATGCTCAGATTCAGCTTTTAAATGTAACTATGGCGCTTGTATACCGGTTGATAAAGCTTGCGATAAAGTATTCGATTGCTTGGATGGCAGTGATGAATCGTTTCAAAATTGTGATCCTATGTTTTGTAAACCCAATAAATTCCAATGTGGAAATGGCGGATGCgtagatttaagcaaaaaatgtgATGGGAAATTCGATTGTCCCGATCAAACCGACGAATATCCGCCCTTGTGTGGCTAAATGCGGTCATTTAAGTCTTTCCAAAACTATATTTTCAACCCATTTTAAAAGTGAGTCGCAAAAGTGAATATCAAAGggaacaaacaaataaacattttctctTTATGCGAACAGTGTAACtcttcatatatgtattatttaaatataaatatgtgaaaaacataaatcttgattttttctttgttcATGAGAACTGAATCCCTTTCAGTGTTTTGAGCTATTTCAAGGAAAGTGAGTTTGTTTCTCCATGGATGTGTCAGAAAATTTTACTGTAACTAAAGATATtgaggtatacatatatagtgttATAAAAGTTAGTGCCTTTCAAGGTTTCTTActtcttcaaagaaaaaacatataaacttcaaatttaatggacaatggtctatccgttgactccaattttcgatgactcgttcgagcatttcaccTGGTAactgctccaagacctgaatcgaagcgggagtGTTTGTATAGactttggactttacatatccccaaaaGAAAAATTCTAACGGTGCGATATCATACAAACCAATCCAACGGCCCAAAACgcaaaattatctgctcacagaagtgttctctcaatatatctattaattgatgcgatgtgtaggaagtggcgccgtttttgttgaaaccaaatgtcgccgagatcacgagcttcaatttcagacattaaatggtcggttatcattgcgcgataacggtcgtcattgacggttacattcttacatgcttcatttttgaaaaaatatggaccgataattctaccgtcccacaaaccacaccaaactgttgttttttctggataaaatggcagctcttgaactTCTCagtttgctcttcgtcccaggtgcggcaattttgcttgtttatatacccattgtGACAGAGATTGGTCTCATcggtaaacaaaatttggcttcgAAATCGTCggttcttcttggaacttttcaagagcccatagagcgaagcgatgtcgttttaagcggcttcagttctacgctttcaatttaagatctcgtcgTAAAATGCGTCATGTCGTTCCACACCTCAGtccgaattgctgcgaacgacgccgaatcgactctccacggtcctCGCGTACACTCTCTTCTACGTttgctatattttttcattgcgtgctggacgtagtcaattcggtcgaatattatccaataattaatgctgggtctcaagatgggagatagtgttgcgaataggacgctcagtaagccgattatgttgagcATAAGTGGAGAGATGCGCGCGGAAAGAGACTCCttacaaaacgtgaattttcgtaataaaactGAACGatttatagtaaattttgtttaggcgtaagtctttccatgacgAAATGCCAAACAACACTAAACGAAAATGACATcacaacttgacacgactcaagcgtaatctgtcaaaaaaaagctattgaaaaaagtaccactACTTTGATCAcccattatatataaattaacaacATGATGACAAGATTTGAAATCCGGGCGACTATTTGTCCATCCAGAATAGACGTGTTGGTATTGCAGATGGGCGGTATTTGACTGGGTATTCGTTATAAAAGCTCTTACAAAGTGTATGTGAGCCCGCCCCTTTATTGGTTTAATTGTATCTCAAAATACTGCTTAAGTTTCATTACCTATCTCACTctaataattttcgaaatcagACAATAACTTTACAAGTTCGGAATCCTGAATATGTGGACGTCAGACTGATTTTTTATCGAATGTATTGATCTCTGTATGATACTACGAAAAGGATGCTTCCTTTTCGATAATAATGCgctgcaaaaatatgtaaaaaacttTACTTGTTTAGTATACTACAGTTGGGCTCTTCACTTTCCATTAAAATCGGAGTAATCTTTCTTTGAACTCTAGAAACGattaaatatgaataatatatTGCTCACTGATATCACTcggatttttctaaaatatttttgcttttaacttcACAAAAACGATGactaatttagaaaaatatgagCAAACTTAGATTTCACGACACAATGCTAAGCTCAACAATAAAATCAGCTAAATTCgatatcgaaaagttttgtttaatataacgttaataaatatgtacctcATATCCTTGCTTGATGGCTGACATGTGGCTGCGAGTTGCCGCCGCTGATGGCCATCCGTTATAATCGGCAATTTCCTTACTATGTTGTCCACACTTTGTTAGCATAAATTATAATGCGAAGATGTAAAGAGTcagagaaagagaaaaagagCGAGAAACAATACACAATTAGTTATGGATAAGTGTACAATAGAGTAATTGAAAGGAAAATGTATTAGACTCGTTTATACATGTACTCATATACTAGGAATCAgaagtaaatacaaaaataaaattaacgaCAATCTTCAATGGAAGAGAGAAAATAAAGTACTGAAAAATGTATTAGATGAAAGGGATTTGAGTATGCGATGCGAGTAAAATGTTAAAAGAATATACACTATATTCaccatacaaaaaaatattaatttaaaaaaatatctcctTGTCCGTCTAATAGTTTATACCATATTATCGAAAAATGCCACTACAAAATTGGCAAGGAAGACCATCACTGTATTTAGATTATATTGGATATAGTACCAgctaataacgggtgatccaagtgcaggtattttttccaataattccAAAGcattaatgttatttttgttcggtCTTATTTGTCATTTCACCATAGAAACACTTAAGCCTGAACAACGATTAAAAATCGAtcaattttattaccaaattaATTACCTTACACAATAGAATTAccttctgtaaagaatgtgtttggcgcgcttcgctcaacttatggtgaaaataatgaacggactgagcatactattcgcaacaccatcatcctacttgagacccagcattcattataggataatattcgaccgaatagactacgtccagtaagcagtgaagaaaatatagcagccgttgctgaaagtgtacacgaagaccgtggagaatcgattcgacgccgttcgcagTACCTCGGACCGACGTAGGGAAcaacttggcacattttacgtcgagatctaaAATTAAATGCGgtcaaaatacagcttgtgcaagcaCTGGAGCCGCTCGACTTTCgcaaaaagtttcaagaagatcccacgttttcgtatcaaatttcgttcagcgatgaggccctttttggctcaatggatatataaacaagcaaaattgcagcatttgggacgaagagcaaactgaagagattcaagagctgtcatctCATTCAGAAGTAAAAATGGTTTTGTGTGGATTCTGGCCTTCTGGAATCatcggtacatatttcttcaaaaatgatgccgatgagaacagaatcgtcaatggtgaccgttatcgcgccatcataaccgactatttggtgcctgaaattgaagctcgtgaactcggcgacatttggtttcaacaagacggagccacttcccacacatcgcatcagccaatggatttgttgagagaacacttcggtgggcagataatttcacgttttgggccggtcgatatCACAGCATTAGTCTCTTTCCTGAGgggatatgtatgtaaagtttaaagtctatgtagacaatcccgcttcgattcaagcgTTTAagaaaaacatcacgcgtgtcataaGTCAGTTACTTGTCAAAACGCCCGAAAGAGTAAtggaaaattagactcaacggatggaccatctaagacaaaaagtaggaaacctccaaatgaatcaccctttatatgtattttgcttCAGTGCAAACAATAGTGGTGGAAAACTATTAAAAGGCATATAAGGCCTTTCCTAACAGGGAAATTATAACAATTCTCTGTTCACCAATGTGCTacttaataagtaaataaaagtttgaCCTTTAACGTTTTCTTATCATCACTTTaaaactgaaactgaaaagACAGATGATTTACTGAGAACTAAAACCTATAATGCTGTCAGAAGCCGTGAAAAAAACCAGAGGACCAGCTTAACGCACGAAAAAATTCACCGACAACAGACTAACAGATGCTGCGAACAGAAGTTTAAAACTGCTGCTCATTGGTTTctaaagggtgtttttttggACATGtggtatttaagaaaaaaacaaaagaatataatttaatgttatagCCATGAATTTAGCTTCACTATCAATGTAAAGGTTTACCATTATGGCCAAGTGACTTTCAAGGTGAActcgaataaattccagccTAACGCGTCGAATATTCTCTTTCAAAGTATCAATCGTCTTGGGTTTATATGCGCAGACAAGCAACTTTACATAACCGCACAATAGATGGTCCAGCGGTGTTAAGTCGATCTTGGTGGCCACGCCACAGGTCTATGATACGAGATTCTTTCATTCTTTTGTTCTCTTTAACAAATTGTTAGTTTCGTCGGCTGTACGACATATAGCGCCGTCATGCTGCCACCGATAGTCGTTCACAACTTCTAATTCAGACACGAAAAAGTCTTTAATCGTGCCACATTACCGTTCTCCACAGTCTGTAATATTATGACCGGcttcattttttaagaaatatataatactataaACCACTGATACCATAAAGCAATGGATGGGCAATCGTCGTAGGCTACATTACTTGTTAATATTTAGGAGCATATTCAAAGCAGGTGCACGCGTGGTAGCTGTACTCACTGTCAGTCGCGAATCGATACGGCTGGTCCATATCGCTTAAACATACGACAAACACCATAATGTTAAATTTCAACACGTTTTACTGCGGGTAAGTTCAAAGAATGCATGCTGAACATCACATTggtgaaagtttttcaaatgCTACACAgatgtttgaaaaatttgatgttGCGGTGAAAAAGCCCAGAACATGTGGTTATCAGAGCCATCGAAACAATCACCCATTTCAAAGCTGTGAAGACGTTTACAGGGTTTCTTCATACATTCCACTTATTGTCACGGTCATGCAAGATTTAAAAACGCGGTTTTGCAATGAAGCTCttgaaagtttcaatttgagtcagctaatcaatcaatcaaaaatTAACCTAAACTTAAAAGAATAAGATATAGCTGTACTCATTTAATGCCTAGTTAgacgttttggaaaaaaatttaagcaggatacaaaaaactgcaaaaatcgaAGCTAAAAGCAGAAGTAGCGCTTCGACAACAACAATGGAAGCTGTAAATGAGCACTCAAGTGATTTATATAGTCCCTCACCATTAAATTCTACTCTGAATCACCCCCCTCCACCAACCTCCCCTCCACCGACTTGgtaaaatataattcaaaaaattcactTCAATTCCACGGCGTGCCATTCTCTATAAATATGAC comes from the Bactrocera neohumeralis isolate Rockhampton chromosome 2, APGP_CSIRO_Bneo_wtdbg2-racon-allhic-juicebox.fasta_v2, whole genome shotgun sequence genome and includes:
- the LOC126765187 gene encoding very low-density lipoprotein receptor-like; its protein translation is MRFVIFVLICYISLAIKADDYEDCEGSLCKNGECIDDLEWCNGSVECSDGSDEMDCKAALCSDSAFKCNYGACIPVDKACDKVFDCLDGSDESFQNCDPMFCKPNKFQCGNGGCVDLSKKCDGKFDCPDQTDEYPPLCG